Proteins encoded together in one Gemmatimonadota bacterium DH-78 window:
- a CDS encoding SDR family NAD(P)-dependent oxidoreductase: MTLVTGGAGGLGLSVVQAMLDRGDRVWVPWVRSEEAERLRDALPPDAPITLLEADVTDTDRMGEVADRIRTAAGRLDALCNLVGGFTMAPVHETSDADFDRMMALNVRSTFTVTRATIPLLTRSAGGRVVNVAAAPAVRHGGGGMVAYTASKGAVVAMTHALAAELGPKGISVNAIAPTTIDTPANRAAMPAADRTRWVQPAEIASLASWLTSDGARVVTGNVVLAGR; the protein is encoded by the coding sequence GTGACGCTCGTTACCGGAGGTGCCGGAGGGCTGGGGCTCTCCGTGGTGCAGGCCATGCTCGACCGAGGGGATCGGGTGTGGGTTCCCTGGGTGCGGTCGGAGGAAGCCGAGCGGTTGCGCGACGCCCTGCCGCCCGACGCCCCGATCACCCTGCTCGAGGCCGACGTCACCGACACCGACCGCATGGGCGAGGTGGCCGACCGGATCCGGACCGCGGCCGGGCGGCTCGACGCCCTCTGCAACCTCGTGGGCGGATTCACCATGGCGCCCGTGCACGAGACCTCCGACGCCGACTTCGACCGGATGATGGCGCTCAACGTGCGATCCACCTTCACCGTGACCCGGGCGACGATCCCCCTGCTGACCCGGTCGGCGGGCGGGCGGGTCGTGAACGTGGCCGCGGCCCCTGCAGTTCGGCACGGCGGCGGCGGGATGGTGGCCTACACCGCCTCGAAGGGGGCGGTGGTGGCGATGACCCACGCGCTCGCGGCCGAACTCGGGCCGAAGGGCATCTCGGTGAACGCGATCGCGCCCACGACCATCGACACCCCCGCCAACCGGGCGGCCATGCCCGCCGCCGACCGCACGCGGTGGGTGCAGCCCGCCGAGATCGCCTCGCTGGCCTCGTGGCTCACCTCCGACGGGGCCCGGGTGGTGACGGGCAACGTGGTGCTGGCCGGGCGATGA
- a CDS encoding uracil-DNA glycosylase: MTDRAGAPVDPVLLARALRQWSEMGLPALFLDQLDRSQAVSLASASASAAAPVAPVLPSIPDEVGAPRPSTVEETAAAPVEAPAPAPTPVDDFDDEALREAVRGCTLCALHQTRKQTVYADGAPDARVMVVGEAPGAHEDATGLPFVGEAGRLLDLMLAAIDLSRRDSVYICNVLKCRPPGNRNPQPDEIASCSPYLRRQIELVRPEAILAVGSFAARLLTGSGDTASLGSLRGTVHSYEGVPLVVTYHPAALLRNRTWSRPAWDDLQLLRRVMEGA, encoded by the coding sequence GTGACCGACCGGGCCGGAGCGCCGGTCGACCCGGTCCTGCTCGCCCGGGCGCTGCGCCAGTGGTCGGAGATGGGGCTGCCCGCGCTCTTCCTCGACCAGCTCGACCGCTCGCAGGCGGTGTCGCTGGCCTCGGCCTCGGCCTCGGCGGCGGCCCCCGTCGCACCGGTGCTGCCTTCGATCCCCGACGAGGTGGGTGCGCCCCGCCCGTCGACGGTGGAGGAGACGGCCGCCGCGCCGGTCGAGGCGCCGGCCCCCGCGCCCACCCCGGTCGACGACTTCGACGACGAGGCCCTGCGCGAGGCGGTTCGCGGCTGCACCCTGTGCGCCCTGCATCAGACGCGAAAGCAGACGGTGTACGCCGACGGCGCGCCCGACGCCCGCGTGATGGTGGTGGGAGAGGCGCCCGGCGCCCACGAAGACGCCACCGGTCTGCCGTTCGTGGGTGAGGCCGGGCGGCTGCTCGATCTCATGCTGGCCGCCATCGACCTCTCGCGGCGCGACTCGGTGTACATCTGCAACGTGCTCAAGTGTCGGCCGCCGGGGAACCGCAACCCGCAGCCCGACGAGATCGCGTCGTGCTCGCCCTACCTGCGCCGCCAGATCGAACTGGTGCGGCCCGAGGCGATCCTCGCCGTGGGCAGCTTCGCCGCGCGCCTGCTCACCGGGAGTGGCGACACCGCCTCGCTGGGCTCGCTGCGCGGAACGGTCCACAGCTACGAAGGGGTGCCGCTCGTGGTCACCTACCACCCGGCGGCCCTGCTCAGAAATCGCACCTGGAGTCGCCCCGCCTGGGACGATCTCCAGCTGCTGCGCCGGGTGATGGAGGGCGCATGA
- a CDS encoding SusC/RagA family TonB-linked outer membrane protein, giving the protein MNSRLSKLLTGVLAAAVVAFGPTAAAAQNTGQLTGQVVATDGRLLADVQISIQGTALGTLTNEEGRYVLLNVPAGVHQVNAQIIGFATQNQTNVRVAAGETTTVDFSMPTQVLAIEELVVTGTVDPTEGVKLPFTVGRISSENMAIPTTNSALASLSGKVAGVNVVAGSGQPGTGVSILLRTPTSATRSNSPMYIVDGVVLSGIGTTSSDLESMDIESVEVVKGAAAASLYGSRAAAGVIQITTKRGAGLGIDQTQLKVRTEYGQSQVPRLFPLAERHHYLQNADGTWVDADSGLPTTARDNRALDPDGFMDNEYQTPVYNNIDGIVNPGGFLINTVSVAKNSLSTNFLASVTNYDEEGSLKEHDGFQRRSFRLNVDHRIGNDFSVSMSAFHSRSERDDLEGNPWRQVMMEFEPDVELGRKRCVDPLHDGLWYCQVPDSSVTLSDPVYLQAATDDSDARARTLLSGDIRWRPLQGLSLNANLSYDRGDITRELYASKELPPPPWSDTPTLGSYSISNEQANALNGYLSATYTRAFGALTTRTTVRGLFEREEELNTSAAASDLAVVGVQDLDVGINQSVGSSFVEERANAYLAQVGLDWDGKYILDVLGRRDESSLFGPDARENDYYRVAASYRMGEESWWPFESITEFKLRAAQGTAGGRPNFSDQYETWSVSVGGDGSTTVGKGSLGNRNLRPEHTTEQDIGVDMIFNNRYSLQLSYINTETRDLILAVPLPAVTGYSTQVVNTGTMEGKTYEATLEAQLVTRPDFSWSTTLVADRSRSTIIDWNRSCYSSALRYYCDDSGMGEMWAFQHVQSLDDLPASLSARADEFQVNDDGYVVWVGQGNSWRDGVSKDLWGTQTIDEQTGRAYSFGIPFLKTDSMDIVTYEKVGRSEPDMGWGWLNNVRYKGFNLHTHLQGQVGGNVYNENRQRTYFELRGAEQDQFGKSEETKKPFDYYTTLYNGYDYTQEFIEPGWFVKLRTVSLTYTMGSSLLESLRLGALSQVDLGFIVRNAYTWTDFGGWDPEAGSVLSRIEGEGTYPKMRQLTAYMEITF; this is encoded by the coding sequence GTGAATTCTCGATTGTCGAAACTCCTGACCGGGGTCCTCGCGGCCGCGGTCGTGGCGTTCGGCCCAACCGCGGCAGCGGCCCAGAACACCGGGCAGCTCACCGGGCAGGTCGTCGCCACCGACGGACGGCTGCTGGCCGACGTCCAGATCTCCATCCAGGGCACGGCCCTGGGGACGCTGACCAACGAAGAGGGCCGCTACGTGCTCCTCAACGTGCCGGCCGGCGTCCATCAGGTGAATGCCCAGATCATCGGCTTCGCCACGCAGAACCAGACCAACGTGCGTGTCGCGGCCGGTGAGACCACGACGGTCGACTTCTCGATGCCGACGCAGGTGCTGGCCATCGAGGAGCTCGTGGTGACCGGAACGGTCGATCCGACGGAGGGCGTGAAGCTGCCCTTCACCGTCGGGCGCATCAGCTCCGAGAACATGGCGATCCCCACCACGAACTCGGCTCTGGCCAGCCTGTCGGGCAAGGTCGCGGGTGTGAACGTGGTCGCCGGCTCGGGCCAGCCGGGAACCGGGGTCAGCATTCTACTCCGGACCCCCACCTCCGCCACGCGGTCCAACTCGCCGATGTACATCGTCGACGGCGTGGTGCTGAGCGGCATCGGTACCACCAGCTCCGACCTCGAGTCGATGGACATCGAGAGCGTGGAGGTCGTGAAGGGCGCGGCCGCCGCATCGCTCTACGGCTCTCGCGCGGCCGCAGGGGTGATTCAGATCACCACCAAGCGGGGCGCCGGTCTGGGCATCGATCAGACGCAGCTGAAGGTCCGCACCGAGTACGGACAGAGTCAGGTACCGCGGCTCTTCCCGCTGGCCGAGCGTCATCATTACCTCCAGAACGCCGACGGCACCTGGGTCGACGCCGACTCCGGGCTTCCGACCACCGCGCGTGACAACCGGGCGCTCGATCCCGACGGGTTCATGGACAACGAGTACCAGACGCCCGTCTACAACAACATCGACGGGATCGTGAACCCGGGTGGCTTCCTGATCAACACGGTGTCGGTGGCGAAGAACTCGCTGTCGACCAACTTCCTGGCCTCGGTCACGAACTACGACGAGGAGGGGAGCCTCAAGGAGCACGACGGGTTCCAGCGTCGCAGCTTCCGGCTGAACGTCGACCACCGCATCGGGAACGACTTCTCGGTGTCGATGAGCGCCTTCCACAGCCGGTCGGAGCGCGACGACCTCGAGGGCAACCCGTGGCGCCAGGTGATGATGGAGTTCGAGCCGGACGTCGAGCTCGGCCGCAAGCGCTGCGTGGACCCGCTCCACGACGGCCTGTGGTACTGTCAGGTGCCCGACTCCTCGGTCACCCTGTCGGACCCGGTCTATCTTCAGGCGGCCACCGACGACAGTGACGCGCGTGCGCGGACTCTGCTCTCCGGCGACATCCGCTGGCGGCCCCTGCAGGGGCTCTCGCTCAACGCCAACCTGAGCTACGACCGCGGCGACATCACCCGCGAGCTGTACGCTTCGAAGGAGCTCCCGCCGCCGCCGTGGTCGGACACCCCGACGCTCGGCAGCTACTCGATCTCGAACGAGCAGGCCAACGCCCTCAACGGGTACCTGAGCGCGACGTACACCCGCGCCTTCGGTGCGCTCACCACCCGCACCACGGTGCGTGGACTGTTCGAGCGCGAGGAAGAGCTCAACACCAGCGCCGCGGCGTCGGATCTCGCGGTGGTCGGCGTGCAGGACCTCGACGTCGGCATCAACCAGTCGGTCGGAAGCTCCTTCGTCGAGGAGCGTGCGAACGCCTACCTCGCGCAGGTCGGCCTCGACTGGGACGGCAAGTACATCCTCGACGTGCTCGGACGCCGGGACGAGAGCTCGCTCTTCGGGCCGGACGCCCGTGAGAACGACTACTACCGCGTGGCCGCCTCCTACCGCATGGGTGAGGAGTCGTGGTGGCCCTTCGAGTCGATCACCGAGTTCAAGCTCCGCGCCGCGCAGGGAACGGCCGGCGGACGCCCGAACTTCTCCGACCAGTACGAGACGTGGTCGGTGTCGGTGGGTGGCGATGGCTCGACCACCGTCGGCAAGGGAAGCCTCGGCAACCGGAACCTGCGGCCCGAGCACACCACCGAGCAGGACATCGGTGTGGACATGATCTTCAACAACCGCTACTCGCTCCAGTTGAGCTACATCAACACGGAGACGAGGGACCTGATCCTCGCCGTGCCGCTCCCGGCCGTGACCGGGTACAGCACGCAGGTGGTCAACACCGGGACGATGGAAGGAAAGACCTACGAGGCCACCCTCGAGGCTCAGCTCGTGACGCGGCCCGACTTCTCGTGGAGCACCACGCTGGTCGCCGACCGCTCGCGGAGCACCATCATCGACTGGAACCGGTCGTGCTACAGCAGCGCCCTGCGCTACTACTGCGACGACTCGGGCATGGGTGAGATGTGGGCCTTCCAGCACGTGCAGTCGCTGGACGATCTGCCCGCCTCGCTCTCGGCCCGCGCCGACGAGTTCCAGGTCAACGACGACGGCTACGTCGTCTGGGTCGGCCAGGGCAACAGCTGGCGGGACGGTGTGTCGAAGGACCTGTGGGGCACGCAGACGATCGACGAACAGACCGGTCGCGCCTACAGCTTCGGCATTCCGTTCCTGAAGACCGACTCGATGGACATCGTGACCTACGAGAAGGTCGGACGGTCCGAGCCCGACATGGGCTGGGGCTGGCTGAACAACGTGCGCTACAAGGGCTTCAACCTGCACACGCACCTGCAGGGTCAGGTGGGTGGCAACGTCTACAACGAGAACCGTCAGCGGACGTACTTCGAGCTGCGCGGCGCCGAGCAGGATCAGTTCGGCAAGTCGGAAGAGACGAAGAAGCCCTTCGACTACTACACCACGCTCTACAACGGCTACGACTACACGCAGGAGTTCATCGAGCCCGGCTGGTTCGTGAAGCTCCGCACCGTGTCGCTGACCTACACGATGGGGTCGTCGCTGCTCGAGAGTCTGCGTCTCGGCGCGCTCTCTCAGGTGGATCTGGGCTTCATCGTCCGGAACGCCTACACCTGGACCGACTTCGGTGGATGGGATCCGGAGGCGGGCTCGGTGCTCAGCCGCATCGAGGGTGAGGGAACCTACCCGAAGATGCGTCAGCTCACGGCCTACATGGAGATCACCTTCTGA
- a CDS encoding leucyl aminopeptidase produces MHLRTVSLTELDALDVDLLAVPVFGADGAVELPELTESLSAAASAEGDDLSASVGRVIVARVPAEGGPRRVAFVGAGEPGAAFDAEGLRRFAARAVRAAEDRRLTSVAVWLPGTTGPGVAGAAQALAEGLVLAAWRFRELKTGDGEKEPPARVERGVVVAPTASTEEAAAAVEIGSVVAEAENFARDLQSRPGNVATPRHLAAEARRIADDTGLEIDVLGPDRLREERMNALLAVSAGSDEEPRLIVLRHGGGGSDEPPLVLVGKGLTFDAGGISIKPASGMESMKFDMSGGAAVLAAMWAVARLGVKRNVVGIVPSSENLLGGSAVKPGDVVTTRNGKTVEIINTDAEGRLILCDALDYATELAPEAMVDCATLTGAAVIGLGHQASPVMGTDDALVEELRAAGDRSGERCWPLPMYPEYRRQLDSDTADLKNVGGRPAGTITAGWYLREFVGEVPWAHLDVAGTAYGEVDDRPYRRKGGFGVPTRLLVEWVRGRAG; encoded by the coding sequence ATGCACCTTCGCACGGTTTCGCTCACCGAGCTGGACGCCCTCGACGTCGACCTTCTCGCGGTGCCGGTCTTCGGCGCCGACGGGGCGGTCGAGTTGCCGGAGTTGACGGAGTCTCTGTCCGCCGCGGCGAGCGCGGAGGGCGACGATCTGTCGGCTTCGGTCGGACGCGTGATCGTGGCCCGCGTACCCGCCGAGGGTGGGCCGAGGCGGGTGGCGTTCGTGGGCGCGGGCGAGCCCGGCGCGGCTTTCGACGCCGAGGGGCTCCGACGCTTCGCGGCCCGCGCGGTGCGCGCCGCCGAGGACCGCCGGCTCACCTCGGTCGCGGTGTGGCTGCCCGGCACCACCGGCCCCGGGGTCGCCGGAGCCGCGCAGGCGCTGGCCGAGGGGCTGGTGCTGGCGGCCTGGCGCTTCCGCGAGCTGAAGACCGGCGACGGCGAGAAGGAGCCCCCCGCGCGCGTCGAGCGCGGCGTGGTGGTGGCGCCGACGGCCTCCACCGAGGAGGCGGCCGCGGCCGTCGAGATCGGGTCGGTGGTGGCCGAGGCGGAGAACTTCGCGCGCGACCTCCAGTCGCGGCCGGGCAACGTCGCCACGCCCCGTCACCTCGCCGCCGAGGCCCGCCGCATCGCCGACGACACCGGGCTCGAGATCGACGTGCTCGGCCCCGACCGGCTGCGCGAGGAGCGGATGAACGCCCTGCTCGCCGTGAGCGCGGGCTCGGACGAGGAGCCTCGCCTGATCGTGCTGCGGCACGGGGGCGGGGGCTCCGACGAGCCGCCGCTGGTGCTCGTGGGGAAGGGGCTCACCTTCGACGCGGGCGGCATCTCGATCAAGCCGGCCTCGGGCATGGAGAGCATGAAGTTCGACATGTCGGGTGGGGCCGCGGTGCTCGCGGCCATGTGGGCCGTCGCCCGACTGGGGGTGAAGCGCAACGTGGTCGGCATCGTGCCCTCGTCCGAAAACCTGCTGGGCGGCTCGGCGGTGAAGCCGGGCGACGTGGTCACCACGCGCAACGGCAAGACGGTGGAGATCATCAACACCGACGCCGAGGGCCGGCTGATCCTCTGCGACGCCCTCGACTACGCCACCGAGCTCGCCCCCGAGGCGATGGTCGACTGCGCCACGCTCACCGGAGCCGCCGTGATCGGACTGGGGCATCAGGCCTCGCCGGTCATGGGCACCGACGACGCGCTGGTGGAGGAGCTGCGCGCCGCCGGTGATCGATCCGGCGAGCGCTGCTGGCCCCTCCCGATGTACCCGGAGTACCGGCGCCAGCTCGACAGCGACACCGCCGACCTCAAGAACGTGGGTGGCCGCCCGGCCGGAACGATCACCGCCGGATGGTACCTGCGCGAGTTCGTGGGCGAGGTGCCGTGGGCGCACCTCGACGTCGCCGGTACGGCGTACGGCGAGGTGGACGACCGCCCCTACCGCAGAAAGGGCGGCTTCGGCGTGCCCACCCGCCTGCTGGTCGAGTGGGTCCGGGGTCGCGCCGGGTGA
- the coaBC gene encoding bifunctional phosphopantothenoylcysteine decarboxylase/phosphopantothenate--cysteine ligase CoaBC: MPSGGPRAPWAGRRVVLGVTGGIAAYKVVQVARDLTRAGAEVDVVMTRSAHEFVRPLSFEGVTGRPVYTDPFSADGAALHIRLGREADAVCVAPATADFLARAADGRSDDLLTTTLLATRAPVLLCPAMNDRMWIHPAVRANAARCAELGYTLVGPDTGPLAVGEAEGPGRLVAPEEIVARVGRSLGSNGPLAGRRVTITAGPTREAVDPVRFLGNRSSGRMGFALAESAWLAGADVTLVTGPSALPDPIGVHTIRVESAREMLDAVRGPVGSAHLAIYAAAVSDFRPADAADRKMKRREMETDVSVDLVANPDIAAETRALRPAGAVAVGFALETHDLLRYARAKLAEKGFDLLVANDASDPEAGFEVATNRVTLLEPEGDPVALPLASKVEVADRIVARAAELLALREVT, translated from the coding sequence GTGCCGAGCGGCGGGCCGCGGGCCCCCTGGGCGGGGCGGCGGGTGGTGCTCGGGGTCACCGGGGGGATCGCGGCCTACAAGGTCGTTCAGGTGGCCCGCGATCTCACCCGGGCCGGAGCCGAGGTGGACGTGGTGATGACCCGGTCCGCCCACGAGTTCGTGCGCCCGCTCTCCTTCGAGGGAGTGACGGGTCGACCGGTGTACACCGATCCCTTCTCGGCCGATGGCGCCGCGCTGCACATTCGGCTGGGGCGCGAAGCCGATGCGGTGTGCGTGGCTCCGGCCACCGCCGACTTCCTGGCGCGGGCCGCGGACGGCCGTTCCGACGACCTGCTGACGACCACCCTCCTGGCGACGCGCGCGCCGGTGCTGCTGTGCCCGGCGATGAACGACCGCATGTGGATCCACCCCGCGGTACGGGCGAACGCGGCCCGCTGTGCCGAGCTCGGCTACACCCTCGTGGGCCCGGACACCGGGCCGCTGGCCGTCGGTGAGGCCGAGGGCCCGGGCCGACTGGTCGCCCCCGAGGAGATCGTCGCGCGGGTGGGGCGCAGCCTCGGCTCGAACGGGCCGCTCGCGGGTCGCCGCGTGACCATCACGGCGGGGCCCACCCGGGAGGCCGTGGACCCGGTGCGGTTTCTCGGCAACCGCTCGTCGGGGCGGATGGGCTTCGCGCTGGCCGAGTCGGCCTGGCTCGCCGGTGCCGACGTGACGCTGGTGACCGGCCCTTCCGCACTCCCCGATCCGATCGGCGTGCACACGATCCGCGTGGAGTCGGCGCGCGAGATGCTGGATGCGGTGCGCGGGCCGGTGGGTTCGGCCCATCTCGCGATCTACGCCGCGGCCGTGTCCGACTTCCGGCCGGCCGACGCCGCCGATCGGAAGATGAAGCGGAGGGAGATGGAGACCGACGTCTCGGTCGATCTCGTGGCCAACCCCGACATCGCCGCGGAGACGCGCGCCCTGCGGCCCGCGGGCGCGGTGGCCGTCGGCTTCGCGCTCGAGACGCACGACCTGCTCCGCTACGCCCGGGCGAAGCTCGCGGAGAAGGGGTTCGATCTTCTCGTCGCGAACGACGCCTCCGACCCCGAGGCGGGCTTCGAGGTGGCCACCAACCGCGTCACCCTGCTGGAACCGGAGGGCGATCCCGTGGCTCTGCCCCTCGCGTCGAAGGTGGAGGTGGCCGACCGCATCGTCGCTCGGGCCGCCGAACTCCTGGCCCTGCGGGAGGTGACGTGA
- a CDS encoding amidase has product MTSDPSILDRPLSDIARALRRGETSARALLETATTRRTGRRPALDAWCFIDPAAEEAAERADRRLRGDAHEPGPLCGLPVSVKDLYGVRGQPVWAGTARALPDAWSAEGWLVSELRRQGAVLVGRTTTVELAYGAVGTNPHHGTPRNPHDDEHHRIPGGSSAGAGVSLVEGSAVVALGTDTGGSIRIPASLTGTVGLKTTVGRWPTDGVVPLSTTLDTVGALTRSVADAAWFFAAVDPRWGEPARFVAEPSAPAVKPLRLGRPAARIFADLDPSIAGVVDGAFERLADAGAAVGTPVDGRLVDEAEALYMEGCIVAAECSRLIADHLPEWTELLDPRVAARLRDAPGLDSARYLGDQARREALAARAPALFDGVDLLAWPTHLDSPARVAELDTIERYLAVNRRLLSSTCVVNTLGLCALTLPVGTDDSGMPVGLHLVAPADRDEELLRAALRIEDALLHSAGGSTVHAL; this is encoded by the coding sequence ATGACCTCGGACCCCTCGATCCTCGATCGCCCCCTCTCCGATATCGCACGCGCGCTGCGTAGAGGGGAGACGAGCGCCCGGGCTCTGCTGGAGACCGCCACCACGCGGCGAACGGGCCGCCGACCCGCCCTCGACGCCTGGTGCTTCATCGACCCCGCCGCCGAGGAAGCGGCCGAGCGGGCCGACCGTCGGCTGCGGGGCGACGCGCACGAACCCGGCCCCCTGTGCGGACTGCCGGTATCCGTGAAGGACCTGTACGGCGTGCGCGGCCAACCCGTGTGGGCCGGCACGGCGCGCGCACTGCCCGACGCGTGGTCCGCCGAGGGCTGGCTGGTGTCGGAACTGCGGCGGCAGGGGGCGGTGCTCGTGGGGCGGACCACCACCGTGGAACTCGCCTACGGGGCCGTCGGCACCAACCCGCACCACGGCACTCCGCGCAACCCGCACGACGACGAGCACCACCGCATTCCGGGGGGCTCCTCGGCGGGTGCGGGGGTCAGCCTGGTGGAGGGATCCGCGGTGGTCGCACTGGGCACCGACACGGGCGGATCGATCCGGATTCCGGCCTCGCTCACCGGCACCGTCGGGTTGAAGACCACCGTGGGGCGCTGGCCCACCGACGGGGTGGTACCGCTCAGCACCACCCTCGACACGGTGGGCGCCCTCACGCGATCGGTGGCGGACGCCGCCTGGTTCTTCGCCGCGGTCGATCCGCGCTGGGGCGAGCCCGCCCGGTTCGTGGCCGAGCCGTCCGCCCCGGCCGTGAAGCCGCTTCGCCTGGGGCGGCCGGCGGCGCGCATCTTCGCCGACCTCGACCCCTCGATCGCCGGCGTCGTGGACGGCGCCTTCGAGCGGCTCGCCGACGCCGGCGCAGCGGTCGGCACGCCGGTCGACGGGCGTCTGGTGGACGAGGCCGAAGCGCTGTACATGGAAGGGTGCATCGTCGCCGCGGAGTGCAGTCGCCTGATCGCCGATCACCTGCCCGAGTGGACGGAGCTGCTCGATCCTCGCGTGGCGGCCCGACTGCGCGACGCCCCGGGCCTCGACTCCGCGCGCTACCTCGGCGACCAGGCGCGGCGCGAAGCGCTGGCCGCACGAGCCCCCGCGCTCTTCGACGGGGTGGACCTGCTCGCCTGGCCCACGCACCTCGATTCGCCCGCCCGCGTGGCCGAGCTCGACACGATCGAGCGCTACCTCGCCGTCAATCGTCGCCTGCTCTCGTCCACCTGCGTGGTGAACACCCTCGGCCTGTGCGCCCTGACCCTGCCCGTCGGAACGGACGACTCGGGGATGCCCGTGGGACTCCACCTCGTGGCGCCCGCCGATCGTGACGAGGAGCTGCTGCGCGCCGCCCTCCGCATCGAAGACGCGTTGCTCCACTCCGCGGGCGGGAGTACTGTGCACGCCCTGTGA
- a CDS encoding YicC/YloC family endoribonuclease yields the protein MIRSMTGFGEAEHRTEDALLRVQIKTVNHRFLNTSVRTPPGFDRVEHEIQHWLRSHLSRGHVSVSITMERLEADDDGLPRIDEARARHYAALLTELRDTLGLDGGVDLRSLLRFGDVFTTADAGERPEVEAEWVRPAVDAAARAVVVHRTSEGARLKADMDGRLAAMRESLDRVAERAPARLVAERDRLRAQIAELAEADDVDDERLAREIAWLAEKWDINEEIVRFRAHIELFEEACEAGEPVGKRLSFLVQEMHREANTIGSKANDADISHAAVSLKEELERLREQVENVE from the coding sequence ATGATCCGCAGCATGACGGGGTTCGGTGAAGCCGAGCACCGCACGGAGGACGCGCTCCTCCGGGTCCAGATCAAGACCGTGAACCACCGGTTCCTGAACACCAGCGTGCGCACGCCGCCGGGGTTCGATCGGGTGGAGCACGAGATCCAGCACTGGCTGCGGAGCCACCTCTCGCGGGGCCACGTGTCGGTCTCCATCACGATGGAGCGACTGGAGGCCGACGACGACGGCCTGCCGCGGATCGACGAGGCCCGGGCTCGACACTACGCTGCGCTCCTCACGGAGCTCCGCGACACCCTCGGTCTCGACGGCGGCGTCGATCTGCGCTCGCTGCTCCGCTTCGGCGACGTGTTCACCACTGCCGATGCGGGCGAGCGGCCCGAGGTCGAGGCCGAGTGGGTGCGTCCGGCCGTGGACGCCGCCGCCCGGGCGGTGGTGGTGCACCGCACCTCCGAGGGGGCGCGGCTGAAGGCCGACATGGACGGCCGGCTCGCCGCCATGCGGGAGTCGCTCGACCGCGTCGCCGAGCGCGCGCCGGCGAGGCTCGTGGCGGAGCGCGACCGTCTGCGCGCGCAGATCGCCGAGCTCGCGGAGGCCGACGACGTCGACGACGAGCGGCTCGCGCGCGAAATCGCGTGGCTCGCCGAGAAGTGGGACATCAACGAAGAGATCGTGCGTTTCCGGGCGCACATCGAGCTCTTCGAGGAGGCCTGCGAGGCGGGCGAACCGGTGGGCAAGCGTCTGTCGTTTCTGGTGCAGGAGATGCACCGCGAGGCGAACACCATCGGCAGCAAGGCGAACGACGCGGATATTTCCCATGCCGCGGTATCGCTCAAGGAAGAACTCGAGCGATTGCGGGAACAGGTGGAGAACGTCGAGTAG
- the gmk gene encoding guanylate kinase — protein MVLQPDARPVVLAAPTGAGKTTIARRLVEGAGPFVFSVSATTRAPRPGERDGEDYLFVDEERFRGMVEQGELAEWARVHGRLYGTPIRNLDDAAAGGRYPLLDIDVQGARQIRDRVPNALLVFVLPPSVDVWLDRLHGRGTEGVEERYRRLRSAAKELADVEGFDVVLVNDDLEAAVQEVRRVILDGAPGLDDDDVRERVAALQDGVARTLEELRIQLPEKGAVGNR, from the coding sequence GTGGTTCTCCAGCCCGACGCCCGCCCGGTGGTCCTGGCTGCTCCCACGGGAGCGGGGAAGACGACGATCGCACGCCGCCTCGTGGAGGGCGCCGGTCCCTTCGTCTTCTCGGTGTCGGCCACGACGCGGGCGCCGCGGCCGGGCGAGCGCGACGGCGAGGACTACCTCTTCGTCGACGAGGAGCGGTTCCGGGGCATGGTGGAGCAGGGGGAGCTGGCCGAGTGGGCGCGGGTCCACGGCCGGCTCTACGGCACACCGATTCGGAACCTCGACGACGCGGCGGCCGGCGGGCGGTACCCGCTGCTCGACATCGATGTGCAGGGGGCGCGGCAGATCCGTGATCGGGTGCCCAACGCCCTGCTGGTGTTCGTGCTGCCGCCCTCCGTCGACGTGTGGCTGGACCGACTGCACGGGCGCGGCACCGAGGGCGTCGAAGAGCGCTATCGGAGACTGCGTTCGGCAGCGAAGGAGCTCGCCGACGTGGAGGGCTTCGACGTCGTGCTGGTCAACGACGATCTCGAAGCGGCGGTGCAGGAGGTGCGGCGCGTGATCCTCGACGGAGCGCCCGGACTGGACGACGATGATGTGCGTGAACGGGTCGCCGCCCTGCAGGACGGCGTCGCGCGAACGCTGGAAGAGTTGCGGATCCAGCTGCCCGAGAAGGGCGCGGTCGGCAATCGGTAG